A stretch of DNA from Pirellulales bacterium:
GGAACGGGATTTTGCCCGGCACCCCTTTGAAGAGCGGAATGCCGCCGCAGTTGACAATGTGCTCGTCGATGGCGGCGTCGATTGCGCCGGTGGTGACGCCGGGGCGGACCATCTCGCGGGCGATCTGGTGGGCCTGCCAGACCACCAGGCCGGCCTTGCGCATCAGCGCGATCTCGCGTGGGGAACGAAGGGTATGCACGGTAGGGGGCGTTTGTTTTCTAGGCGGTGGGTGTGTGGCGTTGGATAGCTTGCATGATGCGCTGAAAGACTTCTTCCGTCGTACCGATGGCGTCGATCGCCTCCATCAATCCTTTGTCGGAGTAGTAACGAATCAAGGGACGGGTTTGATCCTGGAAAGAGCGGAGCCGTTGGCGAATGATCTCGGGGTTGTCGTCGGACCGACCGCGGTCTGACAGTCGGCGCGTCAACTCGGCCTCGTCGACCACCAGTTCGATCACCACATCCAACGGAGTGCCCTGCTGATGCAGGTATTCGTCGAGCGCTTTGGCCTGCCCCAGGGTACGCGGAAAGCCGTCGAGCAGATAGCCGCGCTGACAATCGGGTTGCACCAACCGCTCGCCAATGAGTTGCAAAATCAAGGGATCGGGCACCAGTTGCCCGGTGTTGATGTAGTCGCTAGCCAGCCGGCCGAGCCGGGTTTTTTCTTGTTGAGCCTTGCGCAACATTTCGCCGGTGCTCAGGTGCAGGATCCCGAGCTCGCGAATCATGTTGGCCGATTGGGTACCTTTTCCGGCTCCGGGCGGACCGATGAAGACTATCCGCATGGGCGCACTCTCGGAGCCTGCGACGCCGGCTTTGACC
This window harbors:
- a CDS encoding adenylate kinase; translation: MRIVFIGPPGAGKGTQSANMIRELGILHLSTGEMLRKAQQEKTRLGRLASDYINTGQLVPDPLILQLIGERLVQPDCQRGYLLDGFPRTLGQAKALDEYLHQQGTPLDVVIELVVDEAELTRRLSDRGRSDDNPEIIRQRLRSFQDQTRPLIRYYSDKGLMEAIDAIGTTEEVFQRIMQAIQRHTPTA